A region of the Thamnophis elegans isolate rThaEle1 chromosome 1, rThaEle1.pri, whole genome shotgun sequence genome:
TTTTCTGTCTTAGATGCTGCAATGTTGAGTTTCATCCTCCTGGGGCTGACCTAGTGAATTCTGTTCTTTGTCTCCTGCAGTAAACTCCAGTGGTTGCAAGTTGGACCAAGTAAACCTTCTCCCCAGTGCCTTGGTAACTCCTCTCAGGCCAAACAGTATCGTTAAGAATGAAGAGGCTGCTCCAATGGAACTTTTGGCTGAGAAAATGTCTCTTCCTGCCTTTAATGTAAGCAGCGATTGAAAAATGATTCTGGGCATATATgtcttttctaaaaaaagaagaaaactataAAAGCTATAAATTCAGGACATTTGATGGCATCAAATGTAGTTTGATATCTAATGTGATAGCTTTGGTAGGACTACAaatatttctttccctttttccaaTTGTTAGAAGGAGTTTAACTAAAATGAAAATACTTTTTTCCCTTGCTTGTAAATAAGCAAGGGAAAGAGGTGATAAAACGATAATATATTACTCTTTTAAAATTGAAGTGGCATCAAAGAAACTCACGTATTAACAGTTTTGCCCACCAGAAGAACTGTCCCCATTCTAGCAAAATGGGGAAAAAGGCTTTATGTCTTCTGACTGTAGTTTTAACACATTATTATATAGCGATAGAACAATGTAGCTTTCTTCTTCATGGTGATGttcataaaaatgcaaattaatGGTGTAAGGAATGGATATCtaaaaattggggggaggggtttcagTTGAaagtatataatgtggaattcaGGATAGTTTATTTCTCTCCCTGAATGACGGTTAGGCAGTGAACATTCTAAATCTTACTGCTGTGTGTGCATGTTTCTCTTCAGACAACCAGCGCCATCGGGCAGTCTCAAACAACTTTGGAAACCACCATATCCAGCCTCTTGGGGAGTGGCCCATTCTCCTCTTCTGCTTCTCATTTAGCTCCAGAGAGCGAAAAACAGCCCCCGCAACCACAGTACCCTCCTGACCCCAGGCCTGCCCTTCAGGCTCCGGACCTGGTGCAGTCCGGCAGCTTTGCAGCCGCCTCTGCTCCGAGCCAGCTGCAGAAcagtgacagcctcctgcagcaggCCTCCCAGTTCCCCTTGAGGGAAGCTTCCTCCAGAGAGGCTTTGCAGTCGGACAGCACAGCCATGGCTTTGTCCCAGCTGACGGAGGCTCCCCAACAGCCGCCTCCCCTTCAGGAGTCCAGCCAGgcactgcagcagcagcagcagcagcagatctCCTCCAGCATGTTCTCCTCGGCCGGCGGGGTGAGCCAGCTCCAGAGCACAATCCAGCAGCTGCAGGCGGGGAGCTTTCAGTCCAGCCCCGGGGACGGCGGAGGTGGCAGCAGCAGAAACATTGACCTGGTTCAGCAAGTGCTGGAAGCTCAGCAGCAGCTGTCCTCCGTCCTCTTCTCAGGCTCCGAGGGCGAGGATGTGCAAGAGCAGCTCAACGCAGAGATCTTCCAGCAGGTCAGCCAGATCCAAAATGGAGTCAACCAGGGCATGTTTCCTTCCGCGGACACCGTCCACTCGAGGGCAGAAGACCTCCTCCCCAGCCGAAGCGAGATCATGCGCCCACAGCCGGAGGCTTCGTTGGCTGGGCAGCAGCAGGCGCAGCAGCAGGCGCAAGCGATGGAGACGTCTGCTGCGATGGTGATTGACATGCAGCAAGGCCTTTGCCAGGCCCCCAGCCGCATGCCGTCCGACCTgttcgcctcctcttcctcctcctcctcctcctcttcctcctcgggAAATGGGAGCATCCAGCAGTCCCCAGTTTACACGCCAACTTCCCATTTGATAGGCGGGCTGTCAGCAAGCGAAGACATGCAAATGCAGTGTGAGCTGTTCTCCCCCAACAGCGTCCCCAACAGCGACGCGGCCACCCCAGGGCAGGAGCAGGTGCCCGCCGGCGGCCCTGCCCTCTTCCCTGCTTCAGGCTGCTCTGCGGAAGGCAAAGAAGCCTCCGGACAAGCCAAGCAGATGCAGAGCACCGTCTTTCAGGCCATGGTCCAAATGCAGCACAGTGGGGAAGGCCAGGCCCAGGTGGCCCTTTTCCCTTCCTCGGAGGAGATGCTGGCTGCCGTTCAAGGCCCCGGAGCCCAGCAGCAGCAGAGCGGGGGGCTCTTCCAGCAGAGTGGGGAGCAGATGCTCTCTCTCCAGGCGGGCAGCTTCTTGTCCCCGGCTGCCCACTCCCAGCCTCAGCTGTTCCACTCTCAGAGCCCCATCGGGGACGCCCAGAGCATCTCTCAGGAGGCCCCCGGTTCTCTTTTCCACAGCCAGAACGCTGCCTCCTCTTCTGAACAGCTGCAGCAGCCCATGTTCCACTCCCAGGGGAGCCTCGGGGTGGTTCCGGACCAGCAGGGAGGCAGCCTGTTTCTCTCCCAGAATGCGCAGGAGGAGCAGATGCCGTTCTTCGCCACAcaaagctctctctctcccttgccaGGCCCGGCCAGGGCTGAGCAGCAGCCCTCCTTCCAGCAGCCCCACCTCCAAGGGCCTCTGCTCGCCCAGGAGCAGCACCAGCCGACACATCAGGGCCTCTTCCAGGCCCAAGTAACTctggcccccctccctccctctggggtGCCTCCCAACCAGCAGGGGGGCATTTTCCAAGCCCAGCATTCACTTGTGGCTCTTCAAAACAGTGCCTCCGCCCaggagcagcagaagcagcagcagcaaagccTGCGGTTCAGCAGCCAGAACCCCATGAGCTCCGTGGCCTCCCAGAAGCCAACGCTGCTCTTCAGCTCCAGCCCCAGCACGATGGCCAgtcaggagcagcagcagcagagccaGCCTCTCTTCCACCCGCAGAGGGCccaagagcagcagcagcagcagcagcccatgCAGTTCCAGAGCCAGGGTTCAGGCTCCACCCAAGCTGAGCCACCACAACCGCCGCCAGGTTTATTCCATGGCTCCCCCCAGATGCAGCTGGGATCCCCCAGTGCTCAGGAGCAGCCAGTCACCCTCTTCCTATCATCGGCTTCCATGTCTGCCTTGCAGAGCAACATGGGCCAACAGGAGTTGCAGCAACCCCCTCTGTATCCCTCCCAGAGCAGCCTGCCAAACATGCAGGACTCTTCGTCGCccccccagcagcagcagcagcagcagcaggcagCCTCTTTGTTTCACAATGCATCTGCGGGAAGCTCCCTCAGCCAGCTGCAGAACTCCTCCGCTTCATCCCCCCAGACCTCCGGGATGTTCCTCTTTGGCATCCAAGACAGTAAGTTTAAAGACCACTAGGTTCCCCTTGCTAGTCTGCCTCTAATGTTGGCCTTTTACATACTTAAGCTAtgaaaacacaaacacagaattaATTCCCATCCCAAAATGCTTTTACGGGCATTGTAAGTGCTTGAGTTGAAATTGGCTTTCAGAGCCACGATTCTGCTTAGTTCTCCCTGCTCAGCAAGTTTCCACTTGGCCCTGAGCGATGCTTGCAAGACCATGTTGGTTGTCAACCTGGATCTGGATGTGTTGTTGGAACCTTGTTTCTTCAGCAGGTTGTGGCCAGCTGTTAACGTCTGGACCGGGTTCCGTGTCGGAGCAGATGATGACCCTCAGCCAAGCACAGAACGAGGTACAGCCGTCTGTCACGGCTCTCCTGTCCCAGCAAATGTCAGAGAGTCCTCAGATTTCTTCTGCaatgaccaccaatcagaatatgAAGAAGATTGATGACCTGCTTGTATCCCTCCAAAATCAGGGGAACAATGCCATGGCCGGCTCCTTCTAACAAGCGAGGTAAGCCGGGAGCTTTTCTTGAGCTGACGTTGGAGAGCAGGTAGCATTCTCTGTGCTGCTGTGGTTTGCCTGGAAAGGAGATGGGATTAGTCCTCCTCTTGTGAGCTGATAGAGTGCAGGCCTAATTCTTGAACCGGGCCCTTGTTTTTAGGAGGGAAAGGCGGCTCTGTGTCCAAAGGTTACCACTGAAGTGATTTTGCTTAGAAAACCCTGTGGATGGAGTAATACATCTTCTTAATCATTACTTCTAGACACCTGTTCCTTTAAAACTTGCGGCAGAGTTGAAATTCTGAATGCAGTTATCAAAAAGGCACTCTAGCACTGCCATGTTAACTTCAGCACTTATTTATTGGATTGATTGAATGTTACGGGGCCCCCCGTCCAGAGTGAAAGGGATCCCGATGAACTGCGTCCTCTTCTGTCATCGATTCTGTTTCCTCCGTCCTTTACAGCCCTTCCTTCCTGGAGGGGCACGAGGCTGCCTCTTCCAAAGCCACAGCATAATCTCCTCCTCCAGGGAAGCAATGACTGCTGCTTGAATTTAGGCTCATCCCAGTGGGGTTGGCCCGCCCCACCTGTGGCTGCAGAGGAGGCCTGGTTGGGCCCATCGGCCAGAGCGTTCTGGCTCTTGgagtccaggagaagagccttctctgccatagtgcttgccctttggaacatcttgccccccAAAGCGAGGTTGGCACCAACCCACCTGACTTTTCGACAAGAGCCTAAAGATC
Encoded here:
- the NFAT5 gene encoding nuclear factor of activated T-cells 5 isoform X3 encodes the protein MNMNIRLKLQMLLQLPLPPWAVLAAPLPPLPAPPFTLPQSLTAKLCKWRAAPQPWGTSEVPKVAGGKKSPLLCGQYLSKSEGKELKILVQPETQHRARYLTEGSRGSVKDRTQQGFPTVKLEGHNDPVTLQIFVGNDSGRVKPHGFYQACRVTGRNTTPCKEVDVEGTTVIEVGLEPSNSMTLAVDCVGILKLRNADVEARIGIAGSKKKSTRARLVFRVNIPRKDGSVLTLQTPSSPILCTQPAGVPEILKKSLHSCSVKGGEEVFLIGKNFLKGTKVIFQENISDESSWKAEAEIDMELFHQNHLIVKVPPYHDQQITTPVSVGIFVTTNAGRSHDIQQFAYTPDTSAETLNVNVKQEISSSTQPCSFDDVAKVNSSGCKLDQVNLLPSALVTPLRPNSIVKNEEAAPMELLAEKMSLPAFNTTSAIGQSQTTLETTISSLLGSGPFSSSASHLAPESEKQPPQPQYPPDPRPALQAPDLVQSGSFAAASAPSQLQNSDSLLQQASQFPLREASSREALQSDSTAMALSQLTEAPQQPPPLQESSQALQQQQQQQISSSMFSSAGGVSQLQSTIQQLQAGSFQSSPGDGGGGSSRNIDLVQQVLEAQQQLSSVLFSGSEGEDVQEQLNAEIFQQVSQIQNGVNQGMFPSADTVHSRAEDLLPSRSEIMRPQPEASLAGQQQAQQQAQAMETSAAMVIDMQQGLCQAPSRMPSDLFASSSSSSSSSSSSGNGSIQQSPVYTPTSHLIGGLSASEDMQMQCELFSPNSVPNSDAATPGQEQVPAGGPALFPASGCSAEGKEASGQAKQMQSTVFQAMVQMQHSGEGQAQVALFPSSEEMLAAVQGPGAQQQQSGGLFQQSGEQMLSLQAGSFLSPAAHSQPQLFHSQSPIGDAQSISQEAPGSLFHSQNAASSSEQLQQPMFHSQGSLGVVPDQQGGSLFLSQNAQEEQMPFFATQSSLSPLPGPARAEQQPSFQQPHLQGPLLAQEQHQPTHQGLFQAQVTLAPLPPSGVPPNQQGGIFQAQHSLVALQNSASAQEQQKQQQQSLRFSSQNPMSSVASQKPTLLFSSSPSTMASQEQQQQSQPLFHPQRAQEQQQQQQPMQFQSQGSGSTQAEPPQPPPGLFHGSPQMQLGSPSAQEQPVTLFLSSASMSALQSNMGQQELQQPPLYPSQSSLPNMQDSSSPPQQQQQQQQAASLFHNASAGSSLSQLQNSSASSPQTSGMFLFGIQDSCGQLLTSGPGSVSEQMMTLSQAQNEVQPSVTALLSQQMSESPQISSAMTTNQNMKKIDDLLVSLQNQGNNAMAGSF
- the NFAT5 gene encoding nuclear factor of activated T-cells 5 isoform X4 encodes the protein MLLQLPLPPWAVLAAPLPPLPAPPFTLPQSLTAKLCKWRAAPQPWGTSEVPKVAGGKKSPLLCGQYLSKSEGKELKILVQPETQHRARYLTEGSRGSVKDRTQQGFPTVKLEGHNDPVTLQIFVGNDSGRVKPHGFYQACRVTGRNTTPCKEVDVEGTTVIEVGLEPSNSMTLAVDCVGILKLRNADVEARIGIAGSKKKSTRARLVFRVNIPRKDGSVLTLQTPSSPILCTQPAGVPEILKKSLHSCSVKGGEEVFLIGKNFLKGTKVIFQENISDESSWKAEAEIDMELFHQNHLIVKVPPYHDQQITTPVSVGIFVTTNAGRSHDIQQFAYTPDTSAETLNVNVKQEISSSTQPCSFDDVAKVNSSGCKLDQVNLLPSALVTPLRPNSIVKNEEAAPMELLAEKMSLPAFNTTSAIGQSQTTLETTISSLLGSGPFSSSASHLAPESEKQPPQPQYPPDPRPALQAPDLVQSGSFAAASAPSQLQNSDSLLQQASQFPLREASSREALQSDSTAMALSQLTEAPQQPPPLQESSQALQQQQQQQISSSMFSSAGGVSQLQSTIQQLQAGSFQSSPGDGGGGSSRNIDLVQQVLEAQQQLSSVLFSGSEGEDVQEQLNAEIFQQVSQIQNGVNQGMFPSADTVHSRAEDLLPSRSEIMRPQPEASLAGQQQAQQQAQAMETSAAMVIDMQQGLCQAPSRMPSDLFASSSSSSSSSSSSGNGSIQQSPVYTPTSHLIGGLSASEDMQMQCELFSPNSVPNSDAATPGQEQVPAGGPALFPASGCSAEGKEASGQAKQMQSTVFQAMVQMQHSGEGQAQVALFPSSEEMLAAVQGPGAQQQQSGGLFQQSGEQMLSLQAGSFLSPAAHSQPQLFHSQSPIGDAQSISQEAPGSLFHSQNAASSSEQLQQPMFHSQGSLGVVPDQQGGSLFLSQNAQEEQMPFFATQSSLSPLPGPARAEQQPSFQQPHLQGPLLAQEQHQPTHQGLFQAQVTLAPLPPSGVPPNQQGGIFQAQHSLVALQNSASAQEQQKQQQQSLRFSSQNPMSSVASQKPTLLFSSSPSTMASQEQQQQSQPLFHPQRAQEQQQQQQPMQFQSQGSGSTQAEPPQPPPGLFHGSPQMQLGSPSAQEQPVTLFLSSASMSALQSNMGQQELQQPPLYPSQSSLPNMQDSSSPPQQQQQQQQAASLFHNASAGSSLSQLQNSSASSPQTSGMFLFGIQDTGCGQLLTSGPGSVSEQMMTLSQAQNEVQPSVTALLSQQMSESPQISSAMTTNQNMKKIDDLLVSLQNQGNNAMAGSF
- the NFAT5 gene encoding nuclear factor of activated T-cells 5 isoform X2 — its product is MNMNIRLKLQMLLQLPLPPWAVLAAPLPPLPAPPFTLPQSLTAKLCKWRAAPQPWGTSEVPKVAGGKKSPLLCGQYLSKSEGKELKILVQPETQHRARYLTEGSRGSVKDRTQQGFPTVKLEGHNDPVTLQIFVGNDSGRVKPHGFYQACRVTGRNTTPCKEVDVEGTTVIEVGLEPSNSMTLAVDCVGILKLRNADVEARIGIAGSKKKSTRARLVFRVNIPRKDGSVLTLQTPSSPILCTQPAGVPEILKKSLHSCSVKGGEEVFLIGKNFLKGTKVIFQENISDESSWKAEAEIDMELFHQNHLIVKVPPYHDQQITTPVSVGIFVTTNAGRSHDIQQFAYTPDTSAETLNVNVKQEISSSTQPCSFDDVAKVNSSGCKLDQVNLLPSALVTPLRPNSIVKNEEAAPMELLAEKMSLPAFNTTSAIGQSQTTLETTISSLLGSGPFSSSASHLAPESEKQPPQPQYPPDPRPALQAPDLVQSGSFAAASAPSQLQNSDSLLQQASQFPLREASSREALQSDSTAMALSQLTEAPQQPPPLQESSQALQQQQQQQISSSMFSSAGGVSQLQSTIQQLQAGSFQSSPGDGGGGSSRNIDLVQQVLEAQQQLSSVLFSGSEGEDVQEQLNAEIFQQVSQIQNGVNQGMFPSADTVHSRAEDLLPSRSEIMRPQPEASLAGQQQAQQQAQAMETSAAMVIDMQQGLCQAPSRMPSDLFASSSSSSSSSSSSGNGSIQQSPVYTPTSHLIGGLSASEDMQMQCELFSPNSVPNSDAATPGQEQVPAGGPALFPASGCSAEGKEASGQAKQMQSTVFQAMVQMQHSGEGQAQVALFPSSEEMLAAVQGPGAQQQQSGGLFQQSGEQMLSLQAGSFLSPAAHSQPQLFHSQSPIGDAQSISQEAPGSLFHSQNAASSSEQLQQPMFHSQGSLGVVPDQQGGSLFLSQNAQEEQMPFFATQSSLSPLPGPARAEQQPSFQQPHLQGPLLAQEQHQPTHQGLFQAQVTLAPLPPSGVPPNQQGGIFQAQHSLVALQNSASAQEQQKQQQQSLRFSSQNPMSSVASQKPTLLFSSSPSTMASQEQQQQSQPLFHPQRAQEQQQQQQPMQFQSQGSGSTQAEPPQPPPGLFHGSPQMQLGSPSAQEQPVTLFLSSASMSALQSNMGQQELQQPPLYPSQSSLPNMQDSSSPPQQQQQQQQAASLFHNASAGSSLSQLQNSSASSPQTSGMFLFGIQDTGCGQLLTSGPGSVSEQMMTLSQAQNEVQPSVTALLSQQMSESPQISSAMTTNQNMKKIDDLLVSLQNQGNNAMAGSF
- the NFAT5 gene encoding nuclear factor of activated T-cells 5 isoform X1; this translates as MSCQDEGCGLESEQSCSMWMEDSPSNFSNMSTSSYNDNTEVPRKSRKRNPKQRPGIKSRDGEESTMDIFDADSAKAPHYVLSQLGTESKSNLKAGNGTSEVPKVAGGKKSPLLCGQYLSKSEGKELKILVQPETQHRARYLTEGSRGSVKDRTQQGFPTVKLEGHNDPVTLQIFVGNDSGRVKPHGFYQACRVTGRNTTPCKEVDVEGTTVIEVGLEPSNSMTLAVDCVGILKLRNADVEARIGIAGSKKKSTRARLVFRVNIPRKDGSVLTLQTPSSPILCTQPAGVPEILKKSLHSCSVKGGEEVFLIGKNFLKGTKVIFQENISDESSWKAEAEIDMELFHQNHLIVKVPPYHDQQITTPVSVGIFVTTNAGRSHDIQQFAYTPDTSAETLNVNVKQEISSSTQPCSFDDVAKVNSSGCKLDQVNLLPSALVTPLRPNSIVKNEEAAPMELLAEKMSLPAFNTTSAIGQSQTTLETTISSLLGSGPFSSSASHLAPESEKQPPQPQYPPDPRPALQAPDLVQSGSFAAASAPSQLQNSDSLLQQASQFPLREASSREALQSDSTAMALSQLTEAPQQPPPLQESSQALQQQQQQQISSSMFSSAGGVSQLQSTIQQLQAGSFQSSPGDGGGGSSRNIDLVQQVLEAQQQLSSVLFSGSEGEDVQEQLNAEIFQQVSQIQNGVNQGMFPSADTVHSRAEDLLPSRSEIMRPQPEASLAGQQQAQQQAQAMETSAAMVIDMQQGLCQAPSRMPSDLFASSSSSSSSSSSSGNGSIQQSPVYTPTSHLIGGLSASEDMQMQCELFSPNSVPNSDAATPGQEQVPAGGPALFPASGCSAEGKEASGQAKQMQSTVFQAMVQMQHSGEGQAQVALFPSSEEMLAAVQGPGAQQQQSGGLFQQSGEQMLSLQAGSFLSPAAHSQPQLFHSQSPIGDAQSISQEAPGSLFHSQNAASSSEQLQQPMFHSQGSLGVVPDQQGGSLFLSQNAQEEQMPFFATQSSLSPLPGPARAEQQPSFQQPHLQGPLLAQEQHQPTHQGLFQAQVTLAPLPPSGVPPNQQGGIFQAQHSLVALQNSASAQEQQKQQQQSLRFSSQNPMSSVASQKPTLLFSSSPSTMASQEQQQQSQPLFHPQRAQEQQQQQQPMQFQSQGSGSTQAEPPQPPPGLFHGSPQMQLGSPSAQEQPVTLFLSSASMSALQSNMGQQELQQPPLYPSQSSLPNMQDSSSPPQQQQQQQQAASLFHNASAGSSLSQLQNSSASSPQTSGMFLFGIQDTGCGQLLTSGPGSVSEQMMTLSQAQNEVQPSVTALLSQQMSESPQISSAMTTNQNMKKIDDLLVSLQNQGNNAMAGSF